GGCCGCGCAGAATCCGGCCATTGCGGTGCTGCGGCCCAACGGCATGGAAGACACGCCGCAGTTCCAGATCGACATCGACCAGGCCAAGGCGGGCGCGCACGGGCTGGCCATGGCTGATGTGAACAGCGTGCTGTCTACGGCACTTGGGGGCAGCTACGTCAATGACTTCATCGACAGGGGGCGCGTGAAGAAGGTCTACCTGCAGGGTGACGCCCCCTTCCGCATGATGCCGGATGACATCAACGACTGGCACGTGCGCAATGCGCAGGGCAACATGGTGCCGTTTTCGGCCTTTGCCTCCAGCCGCTGGACCTACGGTTCGCCGCGACTGGAACGCTACAACGGCCTGCCCGCCGTGGAACTGCTGGGTTCCGCCGCGCCCGGCCGCAGTACCGGCGACGCCATGCAGGCCATCGAGGAAATGGCGGCCAAACTGCCCGCCGGCGTGGGCATAGAATGGACAGGCCTGTCCTACCAGGAACGCATGAGTGGCTCGCAGGCCCCGGCGCTGTACGCCATCTCCATCCTGGTGGTGTTCCTGTGCCTGGCCGCGCTGTACGAGTCGTGGGCGGTGCCCACGGCGGTCATCCTGGTTGTGCCGCTGGGCATCATCGGGGCGCTGGCCGCCACTCTTGGCCGGGGCATGAACAACGACGTGTTCTTCCAGGTGGGGCTGTTGACCACCATCGGCCTTGCGGCCAAGAACGCCATCCTCATCGTGGAATTCGCCATGCACCTGGTGAAGGCGGGCAAGCCGCTGCTGGAAGCCACGGTGGAAGCCGCGCGCCTGCGGCTGCGGCCCATCCTGATGACATCGCTGGCCTTCCTGCTGGGCGTGCTGCCCATGGCCATCAGTACGGGCGCGGGGTCCGGCAGCCAGCGGGCCATCGGCACCGGGGTCATCGGGGGCATGCTCTCGGCCACGGTGCTGGCGGTGTACTTCGTGCCGGTGTTCTTCGTGATGGTCTACAAGTTCGCCACGCGAGGGCGAAAGGGCGCCAGGCCGGGTTCATCCGAATCCGCAACCGCCGCCGCCCTGCCTTCCAACGACAATCCTGCCGGAACTTCCGGTGAGGTGACGCGATGAACCGCCTGACTTACACCCGCAAGATCGCCCGGCTGGCGGCAGCGGCGGCGTTTGTCGCCCTGACCGTCACGCCGCTGGTCGGCTGCTCGCTGATACCTGAATACCACCGGCCTGCCCCGGACCTGCCCGCCGCCTGGAACGCGGGCGGGGCGGCGGGGAAAGCTGCCACGGCAGCCACCATGCCTTCCACCATTCCACAGGACTGGCGGCAAGTGGTGGCGGATGCCCCCATGGCCCGGCTGATCGAACTGGCGCTGGCCGACAACCGCGACCTGCGCGTGGCCGTGCTGCAAATAGAGAAGGCACGCGCCCAGCACGCCATTGCCCGGGCCGACCTGTTTCCGCACATCGACGCCAGCGGCGGGGCGGACATGGGCCGCACACCAGCCCCGCTGTCGTCCACGGGCCGGTCGTACACCGCGCACACCTATTCGGTGGGGGTGGGCTTCAGTTCGTTCGAACTGGACCTGTTCGGGCGTGTGCGCAGCCTGAAGGAACAGGCCCTGGAACAGTATCTGTCCACGGATGCCTCCGCACGCAGCGTTCAGCTGACCCTGGTGGCCGAGGTGGGGCAGGCCTACCTGACCCTGGCCGCAGACCGCGAGAAGCTGGACCTTGCGCGCGAGATACTGGAAACGGAACGTGCCTCGTTCGAGGTGGTGAAGAACCGGTATGACAGGGGCATCGCCGGGGAACTGGACGTGGTCCGGGCCCAGACCACGGTGGATACGGCCCGCGTGAACGTGGCCGCAGCCGAGGCCACGGTAACGGCAGACGAAAACACTCTGGCCCTGCTGGTGGGGGCGCCCCTGACGCCGGACATGACCCCGGCCCGCAAGCTGGCCGACGTGGCCCCGCTGGCCGATGTGCCCGCCGGGCTGCCTTCGGAAGTGCTGGCCCGCAGGCCCGACGTGGCGGCGGCGGAGCATGCCCTGAAGGCGGCCAACGCCAACATCGGCGCGGCGCGGGCGGAATACTTCCCGCGCATCGGGCTGACCGCCAGCTACGGCAACGCCAGCACCGAGATGAACGACCTGTTCCGCGCGGGTTCGCGCACCTGGAGCTTTGTCCCGCAGGCCACCCTGCCCATCTTCCATGCAGGGGCCATCCGCGCCGGGGTGGAGTCGGCCGGGGCGGAGCGGGACATTCAGGTGGCCCGGTACGAGAAGACCGTGCAGACCGCGTTCAAGGAAGTGTCCGACGCACTGGCGCAGGGCACGTCGCTGACCACCCAGGCCGAGGCGCAGGCCTCGCTGGTGCGGGCCACGGGCAAGGCGTACGCGCTCTCCACCCAGCGCTACGAACGCGGCGTGGACGACTACCTGTCCAAGCTCGACGCACAACGGTCACACGCCACAGCCCGGCAGAACCTTGTGTCCGTTCTGCTTTCGCGGCAGAGCAACCGCCTGACCCTGTTCAAGGCGCTGGGTGGCGGATGGGACGGTCAACCCATGCCCGGCACGGGACCTGCGGCTTCGGAGGGGAACGGGGCACCCGCCTCTGCCGCCATCAACTGACGGGCTGCCTGCCCATCCACTGCCCGTTCGTCCCCTTCCGGTTCCTCCCCGGAGGGGGACGACGCACGAAACACAAGCCCCCGCGACCGTTCGCGGGGGCTTGCCGTTTTGCCGGGGCACGGGGTGCTGCGCCTACCCGGCCTTGCGAACCACGAAGGCGCAGCGTCCCTTCTCCCTGCCGCCGGTGGGCAGGTTCATGAACTCGTGCAGCAGGATATGGCAGGAAAGCCCGCGCAGCATGTCGGCCACCCGTTCCGGCGGGTGCGAATCGTAAAAGAATTCCCGGTCGAACATGGTGTCGGTGAAGGCCGGGTGGGCGGACCCGCCCGCGGTGAGCATCAGCCGCCCGCCGGGGCGCAGGGCCCGCACGGCCCCGGACAGGATGTCCGCATGGCGCGCGCGGGGGATGTGGAACAGGCAGTCCCACAGGATGACGGCGTGGCAGGCCTCGTCGAAGGGGTAGGCCTCCAGGGGCGTGACCCGCCACCGGGCCTGCGGAAAGTGCTGGCGGGCCACTTCTACCATGGCCGGGGACTGGTCGATGCCCAGCACGTCGCAGCCGCGGCGCAGCACGTATTCGGCCATGGGGCGCCCGGTGCCGCAACCGGCGTCCAGCACCAGCGGCCGTGTCTTCGCTTGCCCGTGCAAGTCGCCGGGTACGGCGGGGGCGATTTCTTCCAGCAGCAGGTCCAGGTAGGCCTGTTCGCGGCCGTAAAAGGCATGGCGCGCCCTGTCCCATTGCGGGGCCACGGCGTCGTACGAGGCCAGGTTCAGCGTGTCGGCGGGATGAGGCGTGGTGTTGTGGGGCATGCCGGATGGGGAGTTGGGAACCGTCGGCTAGCGCAGCTTGCGCAGCAGCCGGTAGAACTGCGCGCGCGAAAGGCCCGAAAGCTGCTGGGCCTTGGCCATGTCGCCGCCCGCATAGGCCAGCAGGTTCTGGAAATAGTCCACGGCGGCGCGCTCCAGCGCCACGTCGCGGTAGGTCATCCAGGTGGGGATGGACAGCCCTGCCAGGGGCAGGTCGGGCGAATCGGACTCGGCATGGTCCGTGTTGTCCGTGTGGTCCGTGTGATCGGGCCGCATGCCTTCGGCGGTGGCGCGCATGTGGCGTACCCGGATGTGCTCCGGCAGGTGCACCGGGTACAGGGTGCGCACGCCGTCCGCAAAGGCGATCATGGTTTCCATGGTGTTGCGCAATTCCCGCACGTTGCCCGGCCAGTGGTGCGCGCCAAGGGCCCGCAGCAGTTCCTGGGTCAGGATGCGCGAGGGCAGGTTGTTGCGTTCGCAGTACTGGTGCACGAAATGCTCGCCCAGGGGGCGCAGGTCGTCCTCTCGCTGGCGCAGCGGGGGCAGGGCGATGTGCATGGACCGTACCCGGTACAGCAGATCCTCGCGGAATTCCCCCCGCCGGACCATCAGCGAGAGGTCGCGGTTGGTGGCGGCCAGCAGCCGGAAGTCGCATTCCACTTCCAGCCTGCCTCCCACGGGTCGAAAGCGCCGTTCCTGCAACACGCGCAGGAAGGTTTTCTGCAAGGTGGGAGACAATTCGCCGATCTCGTCCAGAAACAGCGTGCCGCCCGAAGCCTGGCGGATCAGCCCTTCGGCGTCGCGGTCGGCCCCGGTGAAGGCCCCGCGCACATGGCCGAACAGCACGCTTTCGGTCAGGTTTTCCGGCAGGGCTGCACAGTCCACCACCACGAAGGGGCGTCCGGCCCGGTCACTGTTCTCGTGGATGGCCCGCGCGGCCAGTTCCTTGCCGGTGCCCGTTTCTCCGGTAATCAGCACCGGCACGTCGCTGTGCGCCGCCTTGGCCACCAGGTCCAGGCATTCCATGAAGGCGGGGCTGGTGCCCACGAGGCCTGCGGGGTTGAACTGCCGCCCCTGCTGGGCGGTGCGGGCCAGTTTTTCGTTGCGGAATTCCAGTGCCCGCAGGATGGCCAGACGGATGGAAC
This genomic window from Nitratidesulfovibrio sp. SRB-5 contains:
- a CDS encoding efflux transporter outer membrane subunit, whose protein sequence is MNRLTYTRKIARLAAAAAFVALTVTPLVGCSLIPEYHRPAPDLPAAWNAGGAAGKAATAATMPSTIPQDWRQVVADAPMARLIELALADNRDLRVAVLQIEKARAQHAIARADLFPHIDASGGADMGRTPAPLSSTGRSYTAHTYSVGVGFSSFELDLFGRVRSLKEQALEQYLSTDASARSVQLTLVAEVGQAYLTLAADREKLDLAREILETERASFEVVKNRYDRGIAGELDVVRAQTTVDTARVNVAAAEATVTADENTLALLVGAPLTPDMTPARKLADVAPLADVPAGLPSEVLARRPDVAAAEHALKAANANIGAARAEYFPRIGLTASYGNASTEMNDLFRAGSRTWSFVPQATLPIFHAGAIRAGVESAGAERDIQVARYEKTVQTAFKEVSDALAQGTSLTTQAEAQASLVRATGKAYALSTQRYERGVDDYLSKLDAQRSHATARQNLVSVLLSRQSNRLTLFKALGGGWDGQPMPGTGPAASEGNGAPASAAIN
- a CDS encoding class I SAM-dependent methyltransferase; this translates as MPHNTTPHPADTLNLASYDAVAPQWDRARHAFYGREQAYLDLLLEEIAPAVPGDLHGQAKTRPLVLDAGCGTGRPMAEYVLRRGCDVLGIDQSPAMVEVARQHFPQARWRVTPLEAYPFDEACHAVILWDCLFHIPRARHADILSGAVRALRPGGRLMLTAGGSAHPAFTDTMFDREFFYDSHPPERVADMLRGLSCHILLHEFMNLPTGGREKGRCAFVVRKAG
- a CDS encoding sigma-54-dependent transcriptional regulator, whose translation is MPEILIIDDDPLVAETLADLAEDMGHVPLRAASLADGLAHADAGFGDVVLLDVMMPDGNGLEALPRFVASPPRPEVIIITGANAEQSAEMAVRNGAWDYITKGAPVSSIRLAILRALEFRNEKLARTAQQGRQFNPAGLVGTSPAFMECLDLVAKAAHSDVPVLITGETGTGKELAARAIHENSDRAGRPFVVVDCAALPENLTESVLFGHVRGAFTGADRDAEGLIRQASGGTLFLDEIGELSPTLQKTFLRVLQERRFRPVGGRLEVECDFRLLAATNRDLSLMVRRGEFREDLLYRVRSMHIALPPLRQREDDLRPLGEHFVHQYCERNNLPSRILTQELLRALGAHHWPGNVRELRNTMETMIAFADGVRTLYPVHLPEHIRVRHMRATAEGMRPDHTDHTDNTDHAESDSPDLPLAGLSIPTWMTYRDVALERAAVDYFQNLLAYAGGDMAKAQQLSGLSRAQFYRLLRKLR